Sequence from the Ectothiorhodospira sp. BSL-9 genome:
CCGCCGCAGCCTGCAACATCACCTCCCATGCCTGGCTGGAGGCCCGCAACGCCGATGCCCTGGACGACCTGGTGAACAACCATGGGGTGCAGTTCGGCCCGGTGCCCGACGATGTAATCGAGGCCCTGCTGGAGGCCACCCGGGATATCCTCAGCGACCGCGCCGCGGACGATGAGCTCACCCGCAAGGTCCACGAGAGCTATTTCAGGTTCAAGGCCCGCCACGACCGCTGGCAGGCCAACTCGGAGACCATGTTCCAGACCCAGATCCGGGATCTGGGGCAAAAGATCCTGGGATAACCCGCTCTCACCCCAGCCCCTCTCCCCTTTGCGGGAGAGGGGCTTCATGCTGCCTGGGAGGCATTCATGTCCCGACTCCTGCTGCGCATCGAACGCGCCCTGAACCAGGTGACCCGCCTGGCTGGCTGGATAGCAGCCATCAGCATGGCGGCTCTGGTGCTGCTGGTCTTCGCCAACATGGCGGCCCGCTATGCCCTGGGCATGGGCAGTGTCTGGTCCCAGGAACTGGAATGGTATGTGCTGTCCCTCACGGTGATGACGGGCATCGCCTATGCCATGCGCTCCGATGAGCACGTGCGGGTGGATGTGTTCTCCCATCACCTCAGCCGCGTGGGCAAGCTCTGGCTGGATGGCATCACCATGCTGCTGGTGGCCATCCCCGTCTCCCTGCTGGTTCTTTACTACACCTGGCCTTTCGTGCAGATCTCCTACGTGCGCGGTGAAGGCTCACCCAATGCCGGCGGCATGCCCTGGCTGTTCCTGCCCAAGGCCATGATCCTGGTGGGCTTTGCGCTGATTCTCATCGAGTCATTGCGACAATTGCTGCGCATTGGTCGGCGCCTGGTCTTCCATTACCGCCATGCACGTCGTCACCACGCAGGGAGCGCCGATCATGCCGCTTGAGTACATCGCCCTGATGATGGTGGTCGCCTTCTTCGTCCTGGTGCTGACCGGGATACCGGTGGCTTTTGCCGTGGCGGCAGTGGGCTTCATCTTCGGCTTCATCGGCTTTGAAGGCTGGTTGTTCGAACTGCTGCCCGCCCGCATCTTCGGCACCATCACCAATTACACCCTGCTGGCCATCCCCTTATTCGTCTTCATGGGCGTGATGCTGGACAAGACCCGGGTGGCCGAGCGCATGCTGGAGGTGATCGGCCATGCCAGCGGTGCCCTGCCCGGTGGCATGGCCCTGGCGGTGATCATGGTGGGTGTACTCATGGGAGCGGCCACCGGCATCGTGGGGGCGGCCATTGTCACCCTCACCCTGATGGCCCTGCCCACGCTACTCAGGCGCGGCTACAAACCCACCGTGGCCTGCGGCACCATATGCGCCTCGGGCACCCTGGGTCAGATCATTCCTCCAAGCCTGGTGCTGCTGGTGCTGGCAGACACCATGAACCTCTCGGTGGGCAGCCTGTTTGCCGCGGCCCTGATCCCGGGGCTGCTGCTGGCCACCCTGTACGTGCTGTACCTGTTCGTGCTGGCCTGGTTCTATTCCGCCGACGTGCCGGCCCTGGATGCGGCCGAGCGGGCAGCCATGAGCACCCGTCAATTGATCCGGGACCTGTTCACCTCGGTACTGCCCCCGCTGGCCTTGGTGCTGGCGGTGCTGGGGGCCATCATCGGTGGCATCGCGGCCCCCACCGAGGCAGCTGCCGTGGGCGCGGTGGGTGCCGTGGTGGTGGCGGCGGTGATGGGGCGGTTGAGCCGACCGGTGATGTCCGAGACCCTGAAGGTCACGGTGCGCATCACCGCCATGGTGTTTTTCGTGCTGATCGCCTCGCAGGTGTTCGCCCTGGCCTTCCGGGGGCTGGATGGAGAGTTCCTGGTGGAGGCCATGTTTGACTGGGTGCCCGGCGGACCCTACGGCACGCTGCTGTTCATGCTGCTGCTGATCTTCCTGCTAGGGTTTTTCCTGGAGTGGATTCAGATCACCTACATCGTGGTGCCGCTGTTCATGCCCTTCCTGGCGGGCTACCCGGAGTTCTCCATGGTGTGGATCGCCATCCTGATCGCCATGAACCTGCAGACCTCGTTCCTCACGCCGCCGTTCGGATGGTCGCTGATCTTCATGAAGGGGGTGGCGCCCCGAGGCATCAAGACCACGGACATCTACAAGGGCGCCATCCCCTTCGTGATCATCCAGCTGGCCGCCCTGGGGCTGCTGGTGGCCTTCCCGCAGATCGCCCTGTGGCTGCCCGAGGCGATCGGGTGGTGATGGCTGGAGGCCGTTGGGCCTGCCAGCCAGAGCCACCCCCTGCGTGATCAGGCGACTTCGACGTACTCAACGTGGCTGCTCGGCGGTGGAATGGGCTCCCCGTCTTCTCGCATACCGTCAAGGTGAAACTCGATCGCCTCCCGAATCTGCTGCTCGACCTCTTCGATGCTTGCCCCGGTGGCAATACAGCCCGGCAAATCGGGCACATAGGCTGAGTAGTTTTTTTCTGCCTTTTCAATGACGATTGCGTACTTCATAGCAGCACCTATTTCCAGCCAGCCTGTTTGCAAATGCTGTCCACCGTTCCGACAGCCAAATCATCTCCGGGTTTTCCTGGCACTGTCACCCTGCCGGGTTTAGAGGGATGCTTGAATTGCCGGTGACTACCCCGTGTTGAGTGTTGGTACCACCCGTCTTCCTTCAATTTCCGGAGAATATCGCGTACTTTCATCCGTTCTAGATTATCCCATCCGTATGTCCTGGAGTAGCCTGAATTACGTAGGCCCGGACCGGTATACATCGACAAAAAAGATCACCGTGGTGATCGCCCCCACGAGAACAATGCCGTTGCGCAAGACATTCGGCGGCAGGCGCCGGCCGATGCGGGCGCCAGCGAAGCCGCCCAGGACGGCGGCCAGGGCCATGGGGGGCAGTTCCGGCCAGGAGATGGCGCCGCCAGCCACGAAGATGGCCACGGCAATCACGGTGAGCACGGCGGAGAGCAGGTTTTTCAGGCCGTTGGCCACGTTCAGGTCATGCACACCCAGCAGGCGGAACATGGCCAGCATGACGATGCCCATGCCACCGTTGAAATACCCGCCATAGCCGCACACGGCCAGCACCCCCACCCGACCCCAGAGGCCATGGCCACGCCCCGCACGCCGGGACAGAAACCCATGCAGACGCGGCCCGAAGGCGAACAACACCGTGGCAAACAGCAGCAGCCAGGGCACGATCACCCGGAAGGCCTGATCCGAGGTGGCCAGCAGCAGCAAGGCACCCGCAGCGCCCCCCACGGCACCGATGACCACCACCGCCAGCACCGACAACCCCGCCGGGGCCTTGATGAGATCCCGATAGGCCCAGGCACTGGCCAGATAGCCCGGCAGCAGAGCCGCCGTGCCAGTGGCATTGGCCGCCACCGGGGGCACACCGGTAAACACCAGAGCCGGCAGGGTAAGGAAACTGCCGCCACCGGCCAGGGCATTGATGATGCCAGCGAAGAAGGCCGCCGTGGCGATGATCAGGATGCTAAGCGGTTCCAGAGCCACGCGCGTGCTCCTCTGGGGGGGACGATCCTGAACATCGCTCCAGATGAAATCTGGCCATCTTCCTTTCTCCTTTTAAGTTTTTTCGCCTAACGTCCCGCTCACGCGCCGGTTTTGAGCGGTGAAGAGGCGGAAAATCGGTCGCTGTAAAGCCGCCAGAGCCAACCTAGCAAAAACTATGGAACAGGTCCCCCCCGTGCCAATATGACCTGCGACACCTACCCCCGAGAGATCAGTGAGCAAAGAGGTAGGTATGATGGAGTTAAGCTCAGATCTGGTGTATGGGGGAAGGAAGTGAAGGTGGCGTATCCTGTTGATTGATCACGACCAAGATCTCAATCAACAAAAGCGGATACGCCATGACCAAGTCTACCCTTCAAGCTGTTTCACAACCAGAACCGCAGGCCACGGATCCGCTGCACGAGCTGCTGCGCCAGGGTGCCCGCGACCTGATTGCCCAGGCGGTCGAGGCCGAACTGGCCACTTTCCTGGCGCAGCATGCCGAGCAGCGCCTCGACGATGGGCGCCAGGCGGTGGTTCGCAATGGCTACCTGCCCGAGCGCACGGTGCAGACCGGGATCGGTGATGTCAGCGTCCAGGTGCCCAAGGTGCGTGACCGCAGTGGCGGTGGCGCCTGCTTCAACAGCAGTCTGCTGCCGCCCTACCTGAAGCGGGCTCGCAGCGTTGAGGAGTTGATCCCCTGGCTCTACCTGAAGGGGGTCTCCACCGGGGACTACCAGGAGGCCCTGAGGGCATTGCTGGGTGAGAAGGCCAAGGGGCTCTCGGCCAACACGGTTTCACGGCTCAAGAAGCAGTGGGAGGATGAGCACACAGCGTGGCGGCAGCAGGACCTGTCAGACCGCCGCTACGTCTACTGGTGGGCTGACGGCATCTACAGCAAGGTGCGCATGGATGACCGCTTGTGCCTGCTGGTGATCATCGGGGTCACGGAGCATGGCCGCAAGGAGCTGGTGGCTGTCGAGGATGGCTTCCGTGAGTCGGCGGATAGCTGGGAGGCGCTGCTGACCCACTTGCGGGAGCGCGGCCTCACCACCGGCCCCAAGTTGGCTGTGGGCGACGGTGCCATGGGGTTCTGGGCAGCGCTGAGCAAGATCTATCCACAGACGGACCATCAGCGCTGCTGGGTCCACAAGACAGCGAATGTGCTCAACAAGCTGCCCAAGTCGGTGCAGCCCAAGGTCAAGTCCGATCTCCAGGAAATCTGGATGGCGCAGACCCGAGAAATGGCTCACCAGGCCTTTGATCGCACCCTGAAACGCTTCGAGGCCAAGTACCCCAAGGCGATGGCCTGCCTGGCAAAGGATCGGGATGAGCTGCTGGCATTTTACGATTACCCTGCGGAGCATTGGGTGCACATCCGAACCACCAACCCGGTGGAATCGACGTTCTCCACGGTTCGCCTGCGGACCAAGCGCAGCCGGAGCTGCGGATCCCGGGCGACGACATTGGCGATGGTATTCAAGCTGCTCCAGAGTGCCCAGAAGCGCTGGAGACGCATCAAGCATTTCCAGAAACTG
This genomic interval carries:
- a CDS encoding TRAP transporter small permease subunit, whose amino-acid sequence is MSRLLLRIERALNQVTRLAGWIAAISMAALVLLVFANMAARYALGMGSVWSQELEWYVLSLTVMTGIAYAMRSDEHVRVDVFSHHLSRVGKLWLDGITMLLVAIPVSLLVLYYTWPFVQISYVRGEGSPNAGGMPWLFLPKAMILVGFALILIESLRQLLRIGRRLVFHYRHARRHHAGSADHAA
- a CDS encoding TRAP transporter large permease subunit, which gives rise to MPLEYIALMMVVAFFVLVLTGIPVAFAVAAVGFIFGFIGFEGWLFELLPARIFGTITNYTLLAIPLFVFMGVMLDKTRVAERMLEVIGHASGALPGGMALAVIMVGVLMGAATGIVGAAIVTLTLMALPTLLRRGYKPTVACGTICASGTLGQIIPPSLVLLVLADTMNLSVGSLFAAALIPGLLLATLYVLYLFVLAWFYSADVPALDAAERAAMSTRQLIRDLFTSVLPPLALVLAVLGAIIGGIAAPTEAAAVGAVGAVVVAAVMGRLSRPVMSETLKVTVRITAMVFFVLIASQVFALAFRGLDGEFLVEAMFDWVPGGPYGTLLFMLLLIFLLGFFLEWIQITYIVVPLFMPFLAGYPEFSMVWIAILIAMNLQTSFLTPPFGWSLIFMKGVAPRGIKTTDIYKGAIPFVIIQLAALGLLVAFPQIALWLPEAIGW
- a CDS encoding type II toxin-antitoxin system HicB family antitoxin, whose product is MKYAIVIEKAEKNYSAYVPDLPGCIATGASIEEVEQQIREAIEFHLDGMREDGEPIPPPSSHVEYVEVA
- a CDS encoding type II toxin-antitoxin system HicA family toxin; the encoded protein is MKVRDILRKLKEDGWYQHSTRGSHRQFKHPSKPGRVTVPGKPGDDLAVGTVDSICKQAGWK
- a CDS encoding sulfite exporter TauE/SafE family protein, whose amino-acid sequence is MALEPLSILIIATAAFFAGIINALAGGGSFLTLPALVFTGVPPVAANATGTAALLPGYLASAWAYRDLIKAPAGLSVLAVVVIGAVGGAAGALLLLATSDQAFRVIVPWLLLFATVLFAFGPRLHGFLSRRAGRGHGLWGRVGVLAVCGYGGYFNGGMGIVMLAMFRLLGVHDLNVANGLKNLLSAVLTVIAVAIFVAGGAISWPELPPMALAAVLGGFAGARIGRRLPPNVLRNGIVLVGAITTVIFFVDVYRSGPT
- a CDS encoding IS256 family transposase, whose translation is MTKSTLQAVSQPEPQATDPLHELLRQGARDLIAQAVEAELATFLAQHAEQRLDDGRQAVVRNGYLPERTVQTGIGDVSVQVPKVRDRSGGGACFNSSLLPPYLKRARSVEELIPWLYLKGVSTGDYQEALRALLGEKAKGLSANTVSRLKKQWEDEHTAWRQQDLSDRRYVYWWADGIYSKVRMDDRLCLLVIIGVTEHGRKELVAVEDGFRESADSWEALLTHLRERGLTTGPKLAVGDGAMGFWAALSKIYPQTDHQRCWVHKTANVLNKLPKSVQPKVKSDLQEIWMAQTREMAHQAFDRTLKRFEAKYPKAMACLAKDRDELLAFYDYPAEHWVHIRTTNPVESTFSTVRLRTKRSRSCGSRATTLAMVFKLLQSAQKRWRRIKHFQKLELVVNNVKFQDGEQVIDQSDRKAA